The following are encoded together in the Chiroxiphia lanceolata isolate bChiLan1 chromosome 8, bChiLan1.pri, whole genome shotgun sequence genome:
- the C8H10orf105 gene encoding uncharacterized protein C10orf105 homolog has product MSTEDSSNGTSPTPPLLGLLVSTTELVPPSIPSPEMRDPLSVIVALICIFLLLATFLIFVTLCKPAALDQSLSGPREWMPHHPLDASEPQLRLWKRLGSLRGSISSFRRSKPMSQSQLSCPRSSPARQDWDIMESTKM; this is encoded by the coding sequence ATGAGTACAGAGGACTCTAGCAATGGGACCTCTCCCACCCCGCCTCTCCTTGGGCTTCTGGTTTCAACCACGGAGCTGGTCCCACCCAGCATCCCATCCCCTGAGATGAGAGACCCACTGTCTGTCATCGTCGCACTCATCtgcatcttcctcctcctggcgACCTTCCTCATCTTTGTCACCCTCTGCAAGCCAGCAGCACTGGACCAGTCCCTGTCTGGACCCCGGGAGTGGATGCCCCACCACCCACTGGATGCCAGTGAGCCCCAGCTGAGGCTCTGGAAGCGCCTGGGCTCCCTGCGGGGCTCCATCAGCAGCTTCAGGAGGAGCAAGCCAATGTCCCAGAGccagctctcctgccccaggagctcCCCTGCCAGACAGGACTGGGACATCATGGAGTCCACCAAAATGTGA